One stretch of Methylopila sp. 73B DNA includes these proteins:
- a CDS encoding extensin family protein: protein MKRFGRSCLLVASAAVALSTLPAAPQASAAPRNNGSVFSDFRLPWAQQRKPVRRAKREKPATAPARARTATPVPKPAPGRAPEQERSPPPPPAAVAAAPVIAPLAAAAFPSDAEATESAARVADFVAIRLAPTPEAPPLSPLPDPVAHGRRDVTEVALPEGRPAPGVPLPPERTPEPTVVAMIPRAPLDGPPLPALPDADTPPPVAAPSSDARAKDADCAALEREGAISKPLPPILGPLSCGAPLPVELSGVTLKDGSTVAIKPAAILRCETARAVTAYVRDDLAPAAEKAGPKLTEVRTASSFVCRGRNNRRNAKMSEHGLANAVDVSGFGFADGQERDVYDETLPAPFAAAVRGSACARFMTVLGPGSDGFHEDHLHLDLRKRKNRGGRLCSWRGG from the coding sequence ATGAAGAGGTTCGGCCGAAGTTGCCTCCTCGTCGCCAGCGCCGCGGTTGCGCTTTCGACGCTCCCGGCCGCCCCCCAGGCGTCCGCCGCCCCGCGCAACAACGGTTCGGTGTTCTCGGACTTTCGCCTGCCGTGGGCGCAACAGCGCAAGCCTGTTCGCCGCGCCAAGCGGGAAAAACCTGCGACGGCGCCGGCGCGCGCCCGGACCGCGACGCCGGTTCCGAAGCCCGCGCCGGGCCGCGCCCCGGAACAGGAACGATCGCCTCCGCCGCCGCCCGCAGCGGTGGCGGCCGCGCCGGTGATCGCGCCGCTCGCCGCCGCCGCTTTCCCGTCCGACGCCGAGGCGACCGAGAGCGCGGCGCGGGTCGCGGACTTCGTGGCGATCCGTCTCGCGCCGACCCCCGAGGCGCCCCCGCTCTCGCCTTTGCCTGATCCCGTGGCGCATGGGCGCCGGGACGTCACGGAGGTCGCGCTTCCCGAAGGTCGGCCGGCGCCGGGAGTTCCATTGCCGCCCGAGCGCACGCCTGAGCCGACCGTGGTCGCGATGATCCCGCGCGCGCCGCTCGACGGTCCACCCCTGCCCGCCCTTCCCGACGCGGACACCCCGCCGCCTGTCGCCGCTCCCTCATCGGACGCCCGCGCGAAAGACGCCGACTGCGCCGCGCTGGAGCGGGAAGGCGCGATTTCGAAGCCGCTGCCGCCGATACTTGGGCCCCTGTCCTGCGGAGCCCCGCTGCCGGTGGAGCTGTCAGGGGTGACGCTGAAGGACGGAAGCACCGTCGCGATCAAGCCTGCGGCGATCCTACGCTGCGAGACGGCGCGCGCCGTCACGGCCTATGTCCGCGACGACCTTGCGCCCGCCGCGGAAAAGGCCGGCCCGAAGCTGACGGAGGTGCGCACCGCGTCGTCGTTCGTCTGCCGGGGGCGCAACAACCGCCGGAACGCCAAGATGAGCGAGCATGGGCTCGCCAACGCGGTGGACGTGTCCGGCTTCGGCTTCGCGGACGGCCAGGAGCGCGATGTCTACGACGAGACGCTGCCGGCCCCGTTCGCAGCCGCCGTGCGGGGCTCCGCCTGCGCGCGTTTTATGACGGTGCTCGGGCCGGGATCCGACGGGTTCCACGAGGATCACCTGCATCTCGATCTGCGGAAGCGGAAGAACCGCGGCGGCCGGCTCTGCAGCTGGCGCGGCGGCTGA
- the moaD gene encoding molybdopterin converting factor subunit 1, protein MKLKYFAWVRERVGLAEEDVDAPAGVATVAELVDWLRGRGPDYERAFAAGPAIRAAIDKRHAKPDASIAGAGEIAFFPPMTGG, encoded by the coding sequence GTGAAGCTGAAGTATTTCGCCTGGGTGCGGGAGCGGGTCGGGCTGGCCGAAGAGGACGTCGACGCGCCGGCGGGCGTCGCGACCGTGGCGGAGCTTGTCGACTGGCTCCGCGGCCGCGGCCCGGACTACGAGCGCGCCTTCGCGGCGGGTCCCGCGATCCGCGCCGCGATCGACAAGCGCCACGCCAAGCCCGACGCGTCGATCGCCGGCGCCGGAGAGATCGCGTTCTTCCCGCCGATGACCGGCGGCTGA
- a CDS encoding SDR family oxidoreductase, which translates to MPGKLQDKVAIVSGGATGMGGASSRLFAAEGAKVAIVDLNGEAAEATAAAIRAEGGVAEAFVADVSDEAAVGAAVAAVTERFGPATVLFNHAGTIVIKPFLETTVAEWDWLHAVNVRSMFLMTKAVLPGMIAAGGGSIVCTSSISAVAATPMEVLYDTTKGACHMFARAIAVEFRDRNIRCNAVCPGFIRTPHGLREVADLQRLGVDTSDAAIAAAQGRIGEAEEVAKAALFLASDDASFVNGAHLFVDNGFTAI; encoded by the coding sequence ATGCCCGGAAAGCTTCAGGACAAGGTTGCGATTGTCTCCGGCGGGGCGACGGGCATGGGCGGGGCCTCCTCGCGCCTGTTCGCGGCGGAAGGCGCCAAGGTCGCGATCGTCGATCTCAACGGCGAGGCCGCGGAGGCGACCGCAGCGGCCATCCGCGCCGAGGGCGGCGTGGCGGAGGCCTTCGTCGCCGACGTGTCGGACGAGGCTGCGGTCGGGGCCGCCGTTGCGGCGGTGACTGAACGCTTCGGCCCTGCGACCGTGCTGTTCAATCACGCCGGCACCATCGTCATAAAGCCGTTCCTCGAGACCACGGTCGCGGAATGGGACTGGCTGCACGCGGTCAACGTGCGGTCGATGTTCCTCATGACGAAGGCCGTGCTGCCGGGGATGATCGCGGCGGGCGGCGGCTCGATCGTCTGCACGTCGTCGATCTCGGCGGTGGCGGCGACGCCGATGGAGGTGCTCTACGACACCACCAAGGGCGCCTGCCACATGTTCGCGCGCGCCATCGCGGTGGAGTTCCGCGACCGGAACATCCGCTGCAACGCGGTGTGCCCCGGTTTCATCCGCACGCCCCATGGACTGCGCGAGGTCGCCGACCTTCAGCGGCTCGGCGTCGACACGTCCGACGCCGCGATCGCGGCGGCTCAAGGGCGCATCGGCGAGGCGGAGGAGGTGGCGAAGGCCGCGCTGTTCCTCGCAAGCGACGACGCGAGCTTCGTCAACGGCGCGCATCTGTTCGTGGACAACGGCTTCACCGCGATCTGA
- a CDS encoding aminotransferase, with protein MLTNLQARDVATVLHPYSNLATLPRQGTLILERGDGVHVYDTDGKPYLEGMAGLWCTALGHGRQELVEVAAEQMSKLPFAHLFSGKSHDPAIALAEKLKELAPTPISKVFFCNSGSEANDTQMKLVWYVNNALGRPQKKKIISRIKAYHGVTIASASLTGLPNNHIDFDLPIAGVRHAACPHHYRFAHPGESEIDFATRLAAELDAQIEAEGPDTVAAFIAEPVMGAGGVIVPPETYYPKIQEVLEKHDVMLIADEVICGFGRLGEWFGSTAMEMSPDTISVAKALSSAYLPIAGVMIPEWIDEALIRQSEKIGVFGHGFTYSGHPVAAAVALRTLEIYERENIIGHVRGLIPHFQARLQALAKHPLVGEARGKGLVGAVEVVADKATKRAFGPKQGVAPKVVAFAEQEGLIVRAIGDAIAVCPPLVITEAQVDELFDKLARALDRAEAWAGEENLRTAA; from the coding sequence ATGCTTACGAACCTTCAGGCCCGCGACGTCGCGACCGTTCTCCATCCCTATTCGAACCTTGCGACGTTGCCGCGACAGGGCACTCTCATCCTGGAGCGGGGCGACGGCGTCCACGTCTACGACACCGACGGCAAACCCTATCTCGAGGGCATGGCCGGCCTCTGGTGCACGGCGCTCGGGCATGGTCGGCAGGAGCTGGTCGAGGTCGCCGCCGAGCAGATGTCGAAGCTGCCTTTCGCGCACCTGTTCTCCGGCAAGAGCCACGATCCGGCGATCGCGCTCGCCGAAAAGCTCAAGGAACTCGCGCCGACGCCGATCTCGAAGGTGTTCTTCTGCAACTCGGGCTCCGAGGCCAACGACACCCAGATGAAGCTCGTCTGGTACGTCAACAACGCGCTGGGCCGGCCGCAGAAGAAGAAGATCATCTCGCGGATCAAGGCCTACCACGGCGTCACGATCGCAAGCGCGAGCCTGACCGGCCTGCCCAACAACCACATCGATTTCGACCTGCCGATCGCCGGCGTGAGGCACGCCGCCTGCCCGCATCACTACCGCTTCGCCCATCCCGGCGAGAGCGAGATCGACTTCGCGACCCGGCTCGCGGCCGAACTCGACGCCCAGATCGAAGCGGAGGGGCCGGACACGGTCGCGGCGTTCATCGCGGAGCCGGTCATGGGCGCCGGCGGTGTCATCGTGCCGCCGGAGACCTACTACCCGAAGATCCAGGAGGTTCTCGAGAAGCACGACGTCATGCTGATCGCCGACGAGGTGATCTGCGGCTTCGGACGGCTCGGCGAGTGGTTCGGCTCGACCGCCATGGAGATGAGCCCCGACACGATCTCGGTTGCGAAGGCGCTGTCCTCCGCCTACCTGCCGATCGCGGGCGTCATGATTCCGGAGTGGATCGACGAGGCGCTGATCCGCCAGAGCGAAAAGATCGGCGTGTTCGGCCACGGCTTCACCTATTCCGGACACCCGGTCGCGGCGGCGGTGGCGCTGCGCACGCTGGAGATCTACGAGCGCGAGAACATCATCGGGCATGTCCGCGGGTTGATCCCGCACTTCCAGGCGCGGCTGCAGGCGCTGGCGAAACATCCGCTGGTGGGCGAAGCCCGCGGCAAGGGGCTCGTGGGCGCGGTCGAGGTCGTCGCGGACAAGGCGACCAAGCGGGCGTTCGGCCCGAAGCAAGGCGTCGCGCCGAAGGTCGTCGCTTTTGCGGAGCAGGAAGGTCTGATCGTCCGCGCCATCGGCGACGCCATCGCGGTGTGCCCGCCGCTCGTGATCACCGAAGCGCAGGTCGACGAACTGTTCGACAAGCTCGCGAGGGCGCTCGACCGCGCCGAGGCTTGGGCGGGCGAGGAGAACCTGCGCACGGCCGCGTGA
- the dxs gene encoding 1-deoxy-D-xylulose-5-phosphate synthase, whose protein sequence is MTEPTATPLLDAVHVPSDLRRIPEDRLPQLADELRRETIDAVSVTGGHLGAGLGVVELTVALHHVFDTPADRLIWDVGHQVYPHKILTGRRDRIRTLRKGGGLSGFTKRSESEYDPFGAGHSSTSISAGLGMAVARDLKGADNRVVCVIGDGAMSAGMAYEAMNNAGAAGSRLIVILNDNDMSIAPPTGAMSAYLARLVSGRTYLSLREIGRGLAKRLPKFVERGAARAEEYARGLAMGGTLFEELGFYYVGPIDGHNLEHLLPVLKNVRDADQGPILVHVVTQKGKGYAPAEASADKYHGVSAFDVVSGAQAKAVANAPSYTKVFAQSLIAEARDDDRIVAITAAMPGGTGLDLFAQAFPARTFDVGIAEQHAVTFAAGLATEGLKPFCALYSTFLQRAYDQVVHDVAIQKLPVRFAIDRAGLVGADGATHAGAYDIAYLGCLPDIVLMAPADEAELVHMVATAADYDEGPSAFRYPRGEGVGVEMPTRGQPLPIGRGRVVREGTTVALLSLGPRLAAAREAAEELGLRGVSTTVADARFAKPLDRNLILRLAREHEVLVTVEEGSTGGFGAMVLQLLATEGALDRGLKIRTLTLPDRFQDHDKPELQLAEAGLDAKTIAATALLALGREARAALRA, encoded by the coding sequence GTGACCGAGCCGACCGCGACGCCCCTGCTCGACGCCGTCCATGTTCCGTCGGACTTGCGGCGGATCCCCGAAGACCGCCTCCCGCAACTTGCCGACGAGCTGCGCCGCGAGACGATCGACGCCGTGTCCGTCACCGGCGGCCATCTCGGAGCGGGCCTTGGCGTCGTCGAACTCACCGTCGCGCTGCACCACGTGTTCGACACGCCGGCCGATCGGCTGATCTGGGACGTCGGCCACCAGGTCTATCCGCACAAGATCCTGACGGGCCGACGCGATCGCATCCGCACCCTGCGCAAGGGCGGGGGGCTCTCCGGCTTCACCAAGCGCTCCGAGAGCGAATACGACCCGTTCGGCGCCGGACACTCCTCTACGTCGATCTCGGCCGGCCTCGGCATGGCCGTGGCGCGCGACCTGAAGGGCGCGGACAACCGCGTCGTCTGCGTCATCGGCGACGGCGCCATGTCCGCGGGCATGGCCTACGAGGCGATGAACAACGCCGGGGCCGCAGGCTCGCGCCTGATCGTCATCCTGAACGACAACGACATGTCGATCGCCCCGCCGACCGGCGCCATGTCGGCCTATCTCGCTCGGCTCGTGTCCGGCCGCACCTATCTCTCGCTGCGGGAGATCGGGCGCGGGCTCGCGAAGCGGCTGCCGAAGTTCGTGGAGCGCGGCGCCGCGCGGGCGGAGGAGTACGCCCGCGGCCTCGCCATGGGCGGCACGCTGTTCGAGGAGCTCGGCTTTTACTACGTCGGCCCGATCGACGGGCACAACCTCGAGCACTTGCTGCCCGTTCTGAAGAACGTGCGCGACGCGGACCAGGGGCCGATCCTCGTCCATGTCGTCACCCAGAAGGGCAAGGGCTACGCTCCGGCGGAAGCCTCCGCGGACAAGTACCACGGCGTCTCCGCCTTCGACGTGGTCTCCGGCGCCCAGGCCAAGGCGGTCGCCAACGCGCCGAGCTACACCAAGGTCTTCGCCCAGAGCCTGATCGCCGAGGCGCGCGACGACGACCGGATCGTCGCGATCACCGCGGCCATGCCGGGCGGCACGGGCCTCGACCTGTTCGCCCAAGCGTTTCCCGCCCGCACCTTCGACGTCGGCATCGCGGAGCAGCACGCGGTCACCTTCGCGGCGGGTCTCGCCACCGAAGGTCTCAAGCCGTTCTGCGCGCTCTATTCGACCTTTTTGCAGCGCGCCTACGACCAGGTCGTGCATGACGTCGCGATCCAGAAGCTGCCGGTGCGCTTCGCGATCGACCGCGCCGGCCTCGTCGGCGCCGACGGGGCGACCCATGCCGGCGCCTACGACATCGCCTATCTCGGCTGCCTGCCGGACATCGTGCTGATGGCGCCGGCGGACGAGGCCGAACTCGTCCATATGGTCGCGACCGCGGCCGACTACGACGAGGGTCCGAGCGCGTTCCGCTACCCACGCGGCGAAGGCGTCGGCGTCGAGATGCCGACGCGCGGCCAGCCCCTGCCGATCGGACGCGGACGCGTGGTGCGCGAAGGCACGACCGTGGCGTTGCTGTCGCTTGGACCGCGGCTCGCCGCGGCTCGCGAGGCGGCCGAGGAGCTCGGCCTGCGCGGCGTCTCCACGACTGTCGCAGACGCCCGTTTCGCCAAGCCGCTCGACCGCAACCTCATTCTCCGGCTCGCCCGCGAACACGAGGTGCTCGTCACGGTGGAGGAGGGCTCCACCGGCGGCTTCGGCGCCATGGTGCTGCAACTGCTCGCGACCGAGGGCGCGCTCGACCGCGGGCTGAAAATCCGAACGCTCACCCTGCCGGACCGTTTCCAGGACCACGATAAGCCGGAGCTTCAGCTCGCCGAAGCCGGCCTCGACGCCAAGACGATCGCCGCGACGGCGCTGCTCGCGCTTGGTCGCGAAGCGCGGGCGGCGCTGAGGGCGTAA
- a CDS encoding molybdenum cofactor biosynthesis protein MoaE: protein MTVRLQSEPFDSGAEVVRLSEGRDGVGAVVTFTGLCRDRADSGAPLEALILEHYPEMAQEELERIEAEARARWPLIDALLVHRYGRIRPGEPIVLVATLSSHRAAAFAAAEFLMDYLKTSAPFWKQEETAAGTGWVAAKDADDAAAERWSRG, encoded by the coding sequence ATGACCGTCCGTCTTCAGAGCGAGCCGTTCGACTCCGGCGCGGAGGTCGTGCGGCTGAGCGAGGGCCGCGACGGCGTCGGGGCCGTCGTGACCTTCACCGGGCTCTGCCGCGACCGCGCCGACAGCGGGGCGCCGCTCGAGGCGCTGATCCTCGAGCACTATCCCGAGATGGCGCAGGAGGAGCTCGAGCGGATCGAGGCGGAGGCGCGCGCCCGCTGGCCGCTGATCGACGCGCTGTTGGTCCACCGCTACGGGCGGATCCGTCCGGGCGAGCCCATCGTGCTGGTCGCGACGCTGTCGTCCCACCGGGCGGCGGCCTTCGCGGCGGCCGAATTCCTGATGGACTACCTCAAGACCTCCGCGCCGTTCTGGAAGCAGGAGGAGACGGCGGCCGGGACGGGCTGGGTCGCGGCCAAGGACGCCGACGACGCGGCGGCCGAGCGCTGGAGCCGCGGCTGA
- the pgsA gene encoding CDP-diacylglycerol--glycerol-3-phosphate 3-phosphatidyltransferase has product MSSESHLDPVGPAAVRRGDNASRRHALSLPNILTYGRIAAVPAVVGCLFVGGDAWRWTALALFALAAITDFLDGYLARAWQQQSPLGRMLDPIADKLLVSACLLMLAADGTVHGWTLWAAMVILCREVLVSGLREFLAELRVSVPVTNLAKYKTTAQLVAVGFLLAGAAGDKVIPGVTAVGLGLLWFSAVLTLYTGYDYFKAGLRYVLEDPVE; this is encoded by the coding sequence ATGAGTTCCGAAAGCCATCTCGACCCCGTCGGCCCCGCCGCTGTGCGCCGCGGCGACAACGCGTCGCGACGGCATGCGCTCAGCCTGCCGAACATCCTCACCTACGGCCGCATCGCCGCGGTGCCGGCGGTCGTCGGATGCCTCTTCGTCGGCGGCGACGCCTGGCGCTGGACGGCGCTCGCGCTGTTCGCCCTGGCGGCGATCACCGACTTCCTCGACGGCTACCTCGCGCGCGCCTGGCAGCAGCAGTCGCCGCTCGGGCGGATGCTCGATCCGATCGCGGACAAGCTGCTCGTCTCGGCCTGCCTGTTGATGCTGGCCGCCGACGGCACGGTCCACGGCTGGACCCTGTGGGCGGCGATGGTGATCCTGTGCCGCGAGGTGCTGGTCTCCGGGTTGCGGGAGTTCCTGGCCGAACTCCGTGTCAGCGTGCCGGTCACCAACCTCGCGAAATACAAGACCACGGCCCAGCTCGTCGCGGTCGGCTTCCTGCTCGCGGGCGCCGCCGGCGACAAGGTGATCCCCGGCGTGACGGCGGTCGGGCTCGGGCTGTTGTGGTTCTCGGCGGTCCTTACGCTCTACACCGGCTATGACTACTTCAAGGCCGGACTGCGTTACGTGCTGGAGGACCCCGTCGAGTGA
- a CDS encoding ATP-binding protein, whose product MSEASATGTFLRRLMPKGLYTRSLLIIVVPMVLLQGVLAFVFLERHYQLVTERLSSAVSQDIAALARLHDLQPTPENDARLVRIARDELSLQVEFLPPQPLPQERPRPFFSIIDEALSSQLAESLKRPFWIDTVGRSNFVEIRVSLSDATMKVLARRNLAYASNSHIFLVWMVGASVVLITVAILFLRNQIRPILALAAAAESFGKGRAGPDFKVRGAREVREAGRAFLDMRDRIERQIEQRTTMLAGVSHDLRTMLTRFRLQLALLDETPEIEDLNRDVDEMSRMLEAYLAFVRGDAGEAPSPTDVPGLLDDLKRAVETSGVRATVESHGPDTAVVRPDAFRRCLSNLVSNASRFSTRIAIQAINDGRTLEIRIDDDGPGIPLEKREEVFRPFLRLDQARNQDHGGTGLGLAITRDIARSHGGDVTLESSPLGGLRAVVRVPA is encoded by the coding sequence ATGAGCGAGGCCTCTGCGACGGGGACCTTCCTGCGGCGCCTGATGCCGAAGGGCCTCTACACCCGCTCGCTGCTTATCATCGTCGTGCCGATGGTGCTGCTGCAGGGCGTGCTCGCGTTCGTGTTCCTGGAACGGCACTACCAGCTCGTGACCGAGAGGCTGTCATCGGCGGTCTCGCAGGACATCGCCGCGCTGGCGAGGCTCCACGATCTCCAGCCGACCCCAGAGAACGATGCGCGGCTCGTTCGCATCGCGCGCGACGAGCTGTCGTTGCAGGTGGAGTTCCTGCCGCCGCAACCGCTGCCGCAGGAACGCCCGCGGCCGTTTTTCTCCATCATCGACGAGGCGCTCTCCAGCCAGCTCGCAGAGAGCCTGAAACGACCGTTCTGGATCGACACCGTCGGCCGGTCGAACTTCGTCGAGATCCGAGTGTCGCTGTCCGACGCCACCATGAAGGTCCTGGCCCGCCGCAATCTCGCCTACGCCTCCAACAGCCACATCTTCCTGGTCTGGATGGTGGGCGCCTCGGTGGTGCTGATCACCGTCGCGATCCTGTTCCTGCGCAACCAGATCCGCCCGATCCTCGCGCTCGCGGCCGCCGCCGAGAGCTTCGGCAAGGGCCGGGCCGGCCCGGATTTCAAGGTGCGCGGCGCCCGGGAGGTGCGGGAGGCCGGCCGCGCGTTCCTGGACATGCGCGACCGCATCGAACGTCAGATCGAGCAGCGCACGACCATGCTGGCGGGCGTCAGCCACGATCTGCGGACCATGCTCACCCGCTTTCGCCTTCAACTGGCGCTGCTCGACGAGACGCCAGAAATCGAGGATCTCAACCGCGACGTCGACGAGATGTCGCGGATGCTGGAGGCCTACCTCGCCTTCGTGCGCGGCGACGCAGGGGAAGCGCCGTCGCCCACCGACGTGCCGGGGCTGCTGGACGATCTGAAACGGGCGGTGGAGACTTCCGGCGTGCGAGCGACCGTGGAGAGCCACGGCCCCGACACCGCGGTGGTCCGCCCCGACGCCTTCCGGCGCTGCCTAAGCAACCTCGTCTCCAACGCGTCGCGCTTCTCCACGCGGATCGCAATCCAGGCGATCAACGACGGCCGAACGCTCGAGATCCGGATCGACGATGACGGCCCGGGCATCCCGCTCGAGAAGCGCGAGGAGGTGTTTCGGCCGTTCCTCAGGCTCGACCAGGCCCGCAACCAGGACCACGGCGGCACCGGTCTCGGCCTCGCCATCACCCGCGACATCGCCCGCAGCCATGGCGGCGACGTCACGCTCGAGTCGAGCCCGCTCGGCGGCTTAAGGGCAGTGGTGCGGGTGCCGGCCTAG
- a CDS encoding branched-chain amino acid aminotransferase, translated as MADAQPFDMRDGVIWYDGAFVPWADAKVHVLTHALHYASAVFEGERAYGGVIFKMREHNQRLIESARLLDFEIPYSVEEIDRACEETLARQGFSDAYIRPIAWRGSEMMGVSAQHNRIHLAIAVWQWPSYFDPAQRLKGIRLDLAQWRRPDPLTAPSKAKATGLYMICTMSKHAAERKGYADALMLDWRGQVAECTGANIFFVKDGVIHTPTPDCFLDGITRRTVIGLAKARGIEVVERAILPEELSGFEQCFICGTAAEVTPVAEIADWRFTVGDVTSTLMNDYMAAVQPSAPKAVAAA; from the coding sequence ATGGCCGACGCACAACCTTTCGACATGCGCGACGGCGTCATTTGGTACGACGGGGCCTTCGTCCCGTGGGCCGACGCCAAGGTTCACGTTCTGACGCATGCGCTGCACTACGCGAGCGCGGTGTTCGAAGGCGAGCGGGCCTACGGCGGCGTAATCTTCAAGATGCGCGAGCACAACCAGCGCCTGATCGAAAGCGCGCGGCTGCTGGATTTCGAGATCCCCTACTCCGTCGAGGAGATCGATCGGGCCTGCGAGGAGACGCTCGCGCGGCAGGGCTTCTCGGACGCCTACATCCGCCCCATCGCCTGGCGCGGCAGCGAGATGATGGGCGTCTCCGCCCAGCACAACCGGATCCATCTGGCGATCGCGGTGTGGCAGTGGCCGAGCTATTTCGACCCGGCCCAGCGTCTGAAGGGCATCCGGCTCGACCTCGCCCAGTGGCGCCGCCCGGACCCGCTGACCGCGCCGTCCAAGGCGAAGGCGACCGGCCTCTACATGATCTGCACCATGTCGAAGCACGCGGCCGAGCGTAAGGGCTACGCCGACGCGCTCATGCTGGACTGGCGCGGCCAGGTGGCCGAATGCACCGGCGCGAACATCTTCTTCGTCAAGGACGGCGTCATCCACACCCCGACGCCGGACTGCTTCCTCGACGGCATCACCCGCCGCACCGTCATCGGCCTCGCCAAGGCGCGCGGCATCGAGGTGGTCGAGCGCGCAATCCTGCCGGAGGAACTGTCGGGCTTCGAGCAGTGCTTCATCTGCGGCACGGCCGCCGAGGTCACGCCGGTCGCCGAGATCGCCGATTGGCGGTTTACGGTGGGCGACGTCACCAGCACGCTGATGAACGACTACATGGCGGCGGTGCAGCCGTCTGCGCCGAAGGCCGTCGCCGCGGCCTGA
- a CDS encoding response regulator transcription factor, translating to MAYSSETAVNDDAAHLLVVDDDARIRTLLHKFLTGKGYRVSTASDAAEARAKLDALAFDLLVLDVMMPGESGLDLARAVRARSPVPILMLTARSDADDRIAGLETGADDYLAKPFDPRELLLRVGGILRRAGAMAATSAPEVVFGEFAFHRGRGELKRGDEVVRLTDRERDLLATLAERPGQTVPRSALATDDAAPGDRAVDVVVTRLRRKIEIDPANPLLLQTVRGLGYRLLADG from the coding sequence GTGGCCTACTCCTCCGAGACGGCCGTCAACGACGACGCCGCGCACCTGCTCGTCGTCGATGACGACGCCCGAATCCGCACGCTGCTGCACAAATTCCTTACAGGCAAAGGCTACCGCGTCAGCACCGCCAGCGACGCCGCCGAGGCGCGTGCGAAGCTAGACGCCCTGGCGTTCGACCTTCTGGTGCTCGACGTGATGATGCCGGGCGAAAGCGGGCTCGACCTCGCGCGCGCCGTACGCGCGCGCTCGCCCGTGCCGATCCTTATGCTCACGGCGCGCTCGGACGCCGACGACCGCATTGCGGGGCTTGAGACTGGGGCGGACGACTATCTGGCGAAGCCGTTCGATCCCCGCGAACTGCTGTTGCGCGTGGGCGGGATCCTCAGACGGGCCGGCGCGATGGCCGCGACGTCCGCGCCCGAGGTCGTGTTCGGCGAGTTCGCCTTCCATCGCGGCCGCGGCGAACTGAAGCGTGGCGACGAGGTGGTCCGTCTGACCGATCGCGAGCGCGACCTGCTCGCGACGCTGGCGGAGCGCCCCGGCCAGACCGTGCCGCGCTCGGCGCTCGCGACCGACGACGCCGCGCCGGGCGACCGGGCGGTCGACGTCGTCGTCACCCGTCTCCGTCGCAAGATCGAGATCGATCCGGCGAACCCGCTGTTGCTCCAGACGGTGCGGGGCCTCGGCTACCGCCTCCTCGCCGACGGATGA
- a CDS encoding MarR family transcriptional regulator, protein MTDVMTEASVATQRSSAAHAVGPDGAPAYDLIELLFFAYRDFVRDADEALAAYGFGRAHHRVLHFVDRNPGLRVTELLDILKITKQSLGRVLRELIDQGFVIQREGASDRRQRLLFVTERGDALALKLAHLQTERIARALDGCGDDVGAAARRFLFAMVDPQERDAVARLATPGRPRGGRA, encoded by the coding sequence ATGACTGACGTAATGACCGAAGCGTCCGTCGCGACTCAGCGATCCTCCGCCGCGCACGCCGTCGGCCCGGACGGCGCGCCGGCTTACGACCTGATCGAGCTTCTGTTTTTCGCGTACCGCGACTTCGTGCGCGACGCCGACGAGGCGCTTGCGGCCTATGGTTTCGGGCGCGCGCATCATCGCGTCCTGCACTTCGTGGACCGCAACCCAGGCCTGCGCGTCACGGAACTGCTCGACATTCTGAAGATCACCAAGCAGAGCCTCGGCCGCGTGCTGCGCGAGCTGATCGACCAGGGCTTCGTCATTCAGCGCGAGGGCGCGTCCGATCGCCGCCAGCGGCTGCTGTTCGTGACCGAGCGCGGCGACGCCCTCGCCTTGAAGCTCGCGCATCTTCAGACCGAACGGATCGCGCGGGCGCTCGACGGCTGCGGCGATGACGTCGGCGCCGCGGCGCGGCGCTTCCTGTTTGCGATGGTCGATCCCCAGGAGCGCGACGCCGTCGCGCGGCTCGCCACGCCCGGACGGCCCCGCGGAGGGCGAGCCTGA